From Candidatus Nanohalococcus occultus:
CACTGCTTGAAGAGTTCAGAGAGGATGTACGACGAGTAGTTAACCCGGAATACGTCCAGAAATACCCAGATGACTGTATTTCATGGGCTAAAAACACTATGGTGGAAGCTAACGGTGAAACTCACAGCTACACTGTAAGCGTTGTCAAATACCAGGGTGAAAACCAGCCTGCTATGATCACAGTTCTCAGAGATGGCAGAGGACTTGGCTACGTCGATATGAGAGTTGACGGCCAGAATATTGGCAGCACCAACTCCGATGGCCGCGTCAGAGCCGAGCTTTCCGACGAGTTCGAACTCGTCGTCGAGACATCTGACGTTGATCTAACGCTCTACGGTTAAAACCTTCTTTCCGGGGGTCGAGGCCTTTAGAACTTTGTATGCGCGCCTATGACCGCGCCTTGAAGCTCTGAGTCCTCGATCTCTGTTTTCTTATCAATCAAGGAGCTTCGTATCTCCGAGTTCTTGACTTCTGCCTCTGGGAATACGATGCTGTTTTCGATTTCCACGTTCTCAAGACGAGCGCCTTCCATAACTACGACGTTCTCGCCGATCTCACAGTTTTCAGTGTCTCCGCTGATGACTGCTCTATCTATGACGGCTTCTGTTGCCTCAAGGTAGCCTTTACGGGTGCCTACATCGTGCCATTCGCCTGAGAAGCTGAAAGCATACATTTCCTCGCGTTCATGCGCCCATTCGATCAGACGGCCTGGTTCATCGAGGTACTGTTCGGCTGGAACATCCGTCTGCTTGAAATGGTCTTCGTACTGGTTGAAAAGCGATACGTTCCTTTTAGGGAAGTAATAGCAAGCAGTGGATGCCAAAGTGCTTGGAGGTTCCTCTGGTTTTTCCTCGAAGCCTACAATCCGATCCTCTTCCGTATCAACAATACCGAACTGTTTGGCGTGTTCGAAATCGTTGATGTCATATACTACGTTTACCGGGGCGTCTTTCTCCCGGCAAAAATCCAGTAAATCCGAGAAGCTGAATCCGAAGTAGTTATCGCCTCCGACAACCAGCAGATCGTCGTCCAAACCTTCTTTTTCGATCAGTTTGATGATTGCGCCGATTGTCCCTGGTTTTTCCTCTTCGCTGTCCTGCTGTTCGACTACGACGCGGGCGTTCCGGTCGTATTCTTCGATGTAGTCCTCGAAGTCTCCTGCGAACTTTGCGTTAGTTGAGATTATAGTTTCCTCGACTTCGTCATCGAGTTCTTCAAGCATGAAATCGATTATAGGTTTCTCTCCGAGCGGCAAAAGCGGTTTAGCCCGGTGCTTTGTAATCGGCCATAGCCGTGTTGCGTGTCCTCCAGCTAGCACAATAGCTTTCATAATACACTGTAATACTTCACGGTTTTTATCCGCACCGGATGGTTATCTAATCAGAACGAATATCTTCCAGCAGTTGACACTTCCGGCATACATCGTTGCTACAAGGTTCTCCGCATCTTTCACATTCCTGTATCTCATCGACGTT
This genomic window contains:
- a CDS encoding NDP-sugar synthase, which encodes MKAIVLAGGHATRLWPITKHRAKPLLPLGEKPIIDFMLEELDDEVEETIISTNAKFAGDFEDYIEEYDRNARVVVEQQDSEEEKPGTIGAIIKLIEKEGLDDDLLVVGGDNYFGFSFSDLLDFCREKDAPVNVVYDINDFEHAKQFGIVDTEEDRIVGFEEKPEEPPSTLASTACYYFPKRNVSLFNQYEDHFKQTDVPAEQYLDEPGRLIEWAHEREEMYAFSFSGEWHDVGTRKGYLEATEAVIDRAVISGDTENCEIGENVVVMEGARLENVEIENSIVFPEAEVKNSEIRSSLIDKKTEIEDSELQGAVIGAHTKF